Proteins co-encoded in one Methanothermobacter sp. genomic window:
- a CDS encoding ATP-grasp domain-containing protein, whose translation MNLLIFEYATATGIQDPSILIEGRSMLEALLQDLWEFKPSYLISENFTGLVDYPNPIILREDLYSWIKENASEFDAALFIAPEENMELYKLTRLLESEGVQIMGSASEAVLICSDKRETYNALKGKVPLIETYDNVNFTGKIVVKPIDGVACQGIKIIESSEELEEVIKSTDSRMIIQKFVEGEPVSVSILSNGETALPLSLNRQNIEYNDGILEYRGGVTPFEHEMAADALLVAKRAVESIDGLRGYVGVDLILSDKIYVVELNSRITTPYIALRKLININLGKAIIAAVNGKIPKKWSINGVAEFKKGKDSMIIDIIG comes from the coding sequence TTGAACCTACTAATATTTGAATATGCGACTGCCACGGGTATCCAGGATCCTAGTATCCTAATAGAGGGCAGATCCATGCTCGAAGCTTTACTCCAAGATTTATGGGAGTTTAAACCATCTTATCTCATATCTGAAAATTTTACTGGTTTGGTTGATTATCCCAATCCTATCATATTACGAGAAGATCTTTATTCATGGATTAAGGAAAATGCAAGTGAATTTGATGCGGCTCTTTTCATAGCACCTGAAGAAAACATGGAATTATATAAGTTAACTCGTTTATTGGAATCAGAGGGCGTCCAGATTATGGGCTCGGCCTCTGAAGCCGTTCTTATATGTTCTGATAAGCGTGAAACCTATAATGCACTTAAAGGTAAAGTACCTCTCATAGAAACATATGATAATGTCAATTTTACGGGGAAAATAGTGGTTAAACCTATCGATGGAGTTGCATGTCAAGGTATAAAAATTATAGAATCAAGTGAAGAGCTTGAAGAGGTAATAAAATCAACAGATTCTAGGATGATAATACAAAAATTTGTAGAGGGTGAACCTGTAAGTGTCAGCATATTATCCAATGGGGAAACGGCACTCCCATTATCATTGAATAGACAAAATATAGAATATAATGATGGTATATTGGAATATAGGGGGGGTGTCACACCATTTGAGCATGAAATGGCTGCTGATGCATTATTAGTAGCTAAAAGGGCTGTTGAATCTATAGATGGGCTCAGAGGATATGTTGGTGTTGACTTAATACTATCAGATAAGATTTATGTAGTTGAATTAAATTCTAGAATAACTACACCATACATCGCCCTCCGAAAACTCATTAATATAAACCTTGGAAAGGCTATTATAGCGGCGGTTAATGGTAAAATACCCAAGAAATGGAGTATAAATGGGGTTGCTGAATTTAAAAAGGGTAAAGATTCTATGATAATAGATATCATAGGTTGA
- a CDS encoding HVO_0476 family zinc finger protein, whose product MRCPICGSESLKVLKSKTESDSKYKKIKRLILECEDCGTIFKENLVISKPLEYPVIISQYEKSWKDKVKLYSDEEIAVGDTLSISGRLVEITSLELKNGKRVDKCKALDLATIWAIPLDAPARVGVSIDLHGKVFSRKLELDRNFTFRVGDIFKLENHIFQVKSIKTTDRLIKRGAAPAHKIKRVYGSPTRGKYKFDLSENIISGS is encoded by the coding sequence ATGAGATGTCCCATATGTGGCTCGGAATCCCTCAAAGTATTGAAAAGTAAAACTGAATCCGATTCGAAATATAAGAAGATTAAGAGACTAATTCTAGAATGTGAAGATTGTGGGACAATATTCAAAGAAAATCTAGTTATTTCCAAGCCACTCGAGTACCCAGTGATCATAAGCCAATATGAAAAATCATGGAAGGACAAGGTCAAATTATACTCTGATGAAGAAATCGCGGTAGGAGACACTCTAAGCATAAGTGGAAGGCTCGTAGAGATAACATCTTTGGAACTGAAAAATGGTAAAAGAGTTGACAAGTGCAAGGCATTAGACTTGGCCACAATATGGGCCATACCATTGGATGCTCCAGCAAGAGTAGGAGTTTCTATAGACTTACATGGAAAGGTATTTTCAAGGAAACTCGAACTAGACAGGAATTTCACATTTAGGGTTGGTGACATATTCAAACTCGAAAATCATATCTTTCAAGTGAAATCTATAAAAACAACTGACAGACTCATCAAAAGGGGTGCTGCGCCAGCCCATAAGATCAAGAGAGTCTACGGGTCACCCACCAGGGGAAAATACAAGTTCGACCTTTCTGAAAATATCATATCGGGATCTTAA
- a CDS encoding radical SAM protein, with amino-acid sequence MVIKKTNSLCPVCLKKIKAEVLEGSEKVIIKKECPDHGIFENVYWSDKKAYERFSSYDYKGEGILNPHTETDKGCPFDCGICPQHESHTILGLIDVTNRCNLNCPICFANAAVSKYLYEPSYEEIRQMLRNLRDNRPVPTPAIQYAGGEPTVRKDIVDLVKLAKDEGFTHVQIATNGVKLATKPELARELREAGLNTVYLQFDGVTEEPYFKSRGRNLLPLKLKAIENCRKVGLGIVLVPTLVKGINDHQVGDIIKFAVKNIDIIRGVNFQPVSFTGRTPADKVEEQRITIPDFQRLVEEQTNGQIRIEDFYPASSVCPISDFVAALEGEPQVTFTCHPHCGTATYVFVENTHVIPITRFIDVDRFFNILEKDVQDIEEGGITGKAKAIARSAIELPKLLDSSKAPKSVDIKNILISIFKERSYRALGEFHKRTLLISCMHFMDPWNFDIDRVRRCVIHYAIPDGRIIPFCTMNSIYREAVERKFARPFKEKSA; translated from the coding sequence GTGGTTATCAAAAAAACCAACAGCCTCTGTCCAGTATGTCTTAAGAAGATCAAGGCAGAGGTGCTAGAAGGAAGTGAAAAGGTTATAATAAAAAAAGAATGCCCAGATCATGGTATTTTCGAAAATGTTTACTGGAGTGATAAAAAAGCATATGAGAGATTCTCTAGTTACGATTACAAGGGTGAAGGTATCTTAAATCCTCACACAGAAACGGATAAAGGATGCCCCTTTGATTGTGGGATTTGTCCACAGCACGAGAGTCACACAATCCTTGGTCTTATTGATGTTACCAATCGTTGCAATTTAAATTGTCCCATCTGTTTTGCAAATGCTGCTGTTTCAAAATATCTCTATGAACCATCCTATGAGGAAATAAGGCAAATGTTGCGCAATCTTAGAGATAATAGGCCAGTTCCAACCCCTGCAATCCAATATGCTGGGGGCGAACCCACAGTTAGGAAGGATATAGTGGATCTTGTCAAGCTCGCCAAGGACGAAGGCTTCACCCACGTTCAAATAGCTACAAATGGTGTTAAATTAGCCACGAAACCTGAACTTGCAAGGGAACTGAGAGAAGCTGGGTTAAACACAGTCTACTTACAATTTGATGGCGTTACGGAGGAGCCATACTTCAAGTCCAGGGGTAGAAACCTTTTACCCCTTAAATTAAAGGCTATAGAGAATTGTAGGAAGGTTGGTCTGGGCATAGTACTTGTACCGACACTCGTAAAGGGCATAAATGATCATCAGGTAGGAGATATCATAAAATTCGCGGTAAAAAACATTGACATAATAAGGGGTGTCAATTTCCAACCAGTATCATTCACTGGCAGAACACCAGCAGATAAAGTTGAAGAACAGAGGATAACAATACCAGATTTCCAGAGGCTAGTTGAAGAACAGACAAATGGCCAGATAAGAATAGAAGATTTCTATCCAGCATCTTCTGTCTGTCCCATATCAGATTTCGTAGCTGCATTAGAAGGCGAACCACAGGTCACATTCACTTGCCATCCACATTGTGGGACCGCGACATATGTTTTTGTAGAGAACACTCACGTAATACCTATAACACGTTTCATTGACGTGGACAGATTCTTCAATATACTTGAGAAGGACGTCCAGGACATTGAAGAGGGTGGTATAACCGGGAAGGCAAAGGCAATTGCAAGATCTGCAATAGAGCTTCCCAAGCTCCTTGATTCTTCAAAGGCCCCTAAGTCTGTGGATATAAAAAATATATTAATTTCAATATTTAAAGAGAGATCCTATAGGGCTCTTGGAGAATTCCATAAAAGGACATTACTAATATCTTGTATGCATTTCATGGACCCATGGAATTTTGATATCGACAGGGTTAGAAGGTGCGTAATCCATTATGCAATACCTGATGGGCGTATAATACCATTCTGTACCATGAATTCCATTTACAGGGAAGCTGTTGAAAGAAAATTTGCCAGGCCATTTAAGGAAAAATCTGCTTAA
- the hacB gene encoding homoaconitase small subunit: MNKIIQGRVWKFPDNIDTDVIIPGRYLRTFNLNELASHIMEGIRPDFPSKVKKGDIILAGKNFGCGSSREQAPRALKHAGISAIIAKSFARIFYRNSINIGLPVIVADIKADEGDILKIDLERGIIENKTTMETFKIKPFNDFILEILEDGGLVEHYLKKVGH, translated from the coding sequence ATGAATAAGATAATACAAGGAAGAGTTTGGAAGTTCCCAGATAATATAGACACTGATGTTATAATCCCTGGAAGATACCTTAGAACATTCAATTTAAATGAACTTGCAAGCCACATCATGGAGGGTATAAGACCGGATTTCCCAAGTAAAGTAAAAAAAGGGGACATAATTTTGGCAGGTAAAAATTTTGGATGCGGTTCATCAAGAGAACAGGCCCCACGCGCCCTTAAACATGCAGGCATATCAGCGATAATAGCAAAATCATTCGCAAGGATATTCTACCGAAACTCTATTAATATAGGACTGCCAGTTATAGTAGCTGATATAAAAGCCGATGAAGGTGACATCCTCAAAATAGACCTAGAGAGGGGTATTATAGAAAATAAGACTACTATGGAAACATTCAAGATAAAACCGTTCAATGATTTTATCCTGGAAATACTAGAAGATGGCGGGCTCGTGGAACACTACCTAAAAAAGGTAGGCCATTAA
- a CDS encoding hydantoinase/oxoprolinase family protein, translating into MKVVGIDIGGANTDIAIIEVESGELKDIKVNSRYLPMWLKKNELQETLRGLLGREMEGIDGVGVTMTAELADVYKDKEEGVKDIIGRVEEVFNVPVAYVSLSGMLDADTALKNPLEVAAANWIATSQLAAAISENCIMVDVGSTTTDIIPIKDGRECAKGRSDLERLSTGELVYTGVLRNNLATIVDKVPLHGRWYRVSSELFAITADIHLVLGNIDYKDYTCDTPDGAAKTIRDSMRRIARLLCADLKLLNQQDIREIAAYIYHQQILKIAEAIREVSDREKLDRIVTTGLGMNILGRKAAEILEMECRSMDEFLHPRACIVAPAIGSAIMMGDHLTKKQ; encoded by the coding sequence ATGAAAGTTGTGGGCATTGATATAGGTGGCGCGAACACAGACATAGCAATAATAGAAGTAGAAAGTGGTGAGCTAAAGGACATAAAAGTAAATTCCAGATACCTCCCCATGTGGCTTAAGAAAAACGAACTCCAGGAAACGCTAAGAGGACTCTTAGGTAGGGAAATGGAGGGAATAGATGGTGTTGGGGTTACAATGACAGCAGAACTTGCAGACGTGTACAAGGATAAAGAAGAAGGCGTGAAGGATATAATAGGGAGGGTTGAAGAAGTTTTCAACGTCCCGGTGGCATATGTTAGTTTATCAGGGATGCTAGATGCAGATACCGCCCTAAAAAACCCATTGGAAGTGGCGGCTGCTAATTGGATTGCAACATCCCAGTTAGCCGCCGCCATAAGCGAAAATTGTATAATGGTAGATGTCGGAAGCACAACCACGGATATAATCCCAATAAAAGATGGTAGGGAATGCGCAAAAGGAAGATCCGATCTAGAAAGGCTATCAACAGGAGAACTCGTATACACTGGAGTGCTAAGGAATAACCTCGCAACCATCGTAGATAAGGTCCCATTACATGGCAGATGGTATAGGGTTTCATCCGAGTTATTTGCCATAACCGCTGACATCCATCTAGTACTTGGCAACATAGACTACAAAGATTATACTTGTGACACGCCAGATGGAGCCGCTAAGACAATAAGAGATTCCATGAGACGGATAGCAAGGTTACTCTGTGCCGACCTTAAACTTCTAAACCAGCAGGACATAAGGGAGATAGCGGCATACATCTACCATCAACAAATATTGAAGATAGCCGAGGCCATCAGAGAAGTTTCAGATAGGGAAAAATTAGATAGGATAGTTACAACAGGACTTGGCATGAACATCCTCGGAAGAAAAGCGGCAGAAATTCTAGAAATGGAATGTAGGAGTATGGATGAATTTTTACATCCTCGAGCTTGTATAGTTGCACCTGCAATAGGATCGGCCATTATGATGGGAGATCACCTCACAAAAAAACAATGA
- a CDS encoding beta-ribofuranosylaminobenzene 5'-phosphate synthase → MMNGRIITSSRLHLTLIDLNGERGRLDGGVGITLKDPNLIIKVKPNGELKIEFEEKNLEGNLIREYSAKIEEAAKRTLSYLKSGEGFDFIIEKTFPVHSGLGSGTQVSLATAKLITGFHGTEMDSWELARIVGRGGTSGIGVASFEYGGFIVDGGHSKKEKTDFLPSSASKASPPPVIARYDFPEDWNIIVAIPRIDRQVSGRKEVNIFQEYCPIPLEEVERLSHIILMKMMPSVLEEDIESFGEAINEIQRIGFKKVERKLQHPIIDKVIDSMLSTGAVGAGMSSFGPAVYGITDTNPKDVLRAAEEAMGEMGGLALITNARNSGAKYE, encoded by the coding sequence ATGATGAATGGTAGGATTATAACATCCTCGCGGTTGCACTTAACCTTAATAGATCTCAACGGTGAAAGAGGTCGCCTTGATGGCGGGGTTGGTATCACACTCAAAGATCCCAACCTTATTATAAAAGTCAAGCCCAATGGAGAACTTAAAATAGAATTTGAAGAGAAGAACCTTGAAGGGAATCTCATAAGAGAATATTCAGCAAAGATAGAGGAAGCAGCTAAAAGGACACTAAGTTACCTTAAAAGCGGTGAAGGATTCGATTTCATCATAGAAAAGACTTTCCCAGTCCATTCAGGCCTTGGATCCGGGACTCAGGTTTCCCTCGCCACCGCAAAGCTTATAACAGGTTTTCATGGGACTGAAATGGACTCGTGGGAGCTTGCGAGGATAGTTGGCAGGGGTGGGACGTCTGGGATAGGCGTGGCCTCATTTGAATATGGTGGTTTCATAGTTGACGGAGGACATAGTAAAAAAGAAAAGACTGACTTTTTACCATCATCGGCATCCAAGGCATCACCGCCACCTGTAATAGCCAGATACGATTTCCCAGAGGATTGGAATATTATAGTGGCCATTCCAAGGATTGACAGACAAGTATCTGGAAGGAAGGAAGTTAACATATTCCAGGAATATTGTCCCATACCCCTAGAAGAGGTTGAAAGATTATCCCATATAATCCTGATGAAGATGATGCCATCAGTCCTAGAAGAGGACATTGAATCATTCGGAGAAGCAATAAACGAAATCCAGAGGATAGGATTTAAGAAAGTTGAAAGAAAACTTCAACATCCAATCATAGACAAGGTAATAGATAGCATGTTATCAACTGGCGCTGTAGGGGCGGGTATGAGCTCATTCGGACCAGCAGTCTATGGAATCACTGACACAAATCCAAAAGATGTTCTAAGAGCGGCTGAGGAAGCCATGGGTGAGATGGGGGGCTTAGCCCTTATAACAAATGCTAGAAATAGTGGGGCTAAATATGAATAA
- a CDS encoding protein-L-isoaspartate O-methyltransferase yields MLEERKRMVEDLVARNYIKTEKVKKAMEKVPREKFVPPEHRMSAYLDQPLPIGEGQTISAPHMVAMMCEVLDLERGMKVLEVGTGCGYHAAVVAEIIGEEGKLYTIERIESLYKRAKEKLKDYRQVKVIHADGTEGWEEAAPYDRIYVTAAAPDVPEPLKRQLKVGGKLLVPVGRDRFYQDLLLVEKLSEDNFKTKNLGGVAFVPLIGKYGWRF; encoded by the coding sequence ATGTTAGAAGAACGCAAAAGAATGGTTGAAGACCTCGTGGCCAGAAATTATATAAAAACCGAGAAAGTGAAAAAGGCCATGGAGAAGGTTCCAAGGGAAAAGTTCGTACCCCCAGAGCATAGGATGAGTGCTTACCTTGACCAGCCACTACCAATAGGGGAGGGACAGACAATATCAGCCCCCCACATGGTTGCAATGATGTGTGAAGTCCTAGACCTTGAAAGGGGGATGAAGGTGTTGGAGGTAGGTACAGGATGCGGGTATCATGCAGCGGTCGTCGCGGAGATAATCGGGGAAGAGGGAAAACTCTACACCATAGAACGTATAGAATCATTATATAAACGGGCTAAAGAGAAATTGAAAGATTATAGGCAAGTTAAAGTTATCCATGCTGATGGCACGGAAGGCTGGGAGGAGGCAGCACCATATGATAGGATCTATGTAACCGCAGCAGCCCCAGATGTGCCAGAGCCCCTCAAAAGGCAATTAAAGGTTGGAGGGAAACTCTTAGTACCGGTTGGACGTGACAGATTTTACCAGGATCTTCTACTAGTGGAAAAATTATCAGAAGACAATTTCAAGACCAAAAACCTTGGTGGAGTAGCATTCGTACCTTTAATAGGTAAATATGGATGGCGATTTTAA
- the wecB gene encoding UDP-N-acetylglucosamine 2-epimerase (non-hydrolyzing), which produces MKIAIVIGTRPEIIKMAPVVDEIKKRNIEFSLIHTGQHYDHEMSNQFFQDLELPKPDHNIGVGSKSHAKMTATVMEGLEDILKEEKPDIVMVQGDTNAVLAGALVASKMHIPVGHVEAGLRSFDKTMPEEINRIVADTCTHLYYTPTEKAALNLLFEGADPENIIITGNTIVDACLRNLEIAKRKSTIRFPFDKIITLTMHRAENVDNKARLKSITKALLELDDFTIIFPVHPRTRKNLEKFHLYKILAKAEHIKLVKPLGYLDFLLLLSKSYAVLTDSGGLQEEAITLNIPCLTLRYNTERPETVEVGGNILVGADRKRIINTLRLIQDDPNFRMKMINAPNPYGDGKASKRIINATLNFYNKGRLTIRPPENILSSIQRELHFIEEDITVESLEKRDNCKVRIVYDGVKPRFPHQTMNLKGKQVICDIYKIL; this is translated from the coding sequence ATGAAGATCGCTATAGTCATCGGCACCCGCCCAGAAATAATCAAAATGGCACCAGTAGTCGATGAAATCAAAAAAAGGAACATAGAGTTTTCCTTAATACACACGGGCCAACACTATGACCATGAAATGTCAAATCAATTCTTCCAAGACCTTGAACTTCCCAAACCAGATCATAACATAGGAGTGGGTTCTAAAAGCCACGCTAAAATGACAGCAACTGTAATGGAAGGGCTTGAAGACATCCTAAAAGAAGAAAAACCAGACATCGTCATGGTACAGGGGGACACAAATGCTGTACTAGCAGGCGCCCTAGTAGCGTCGAAAATGCACATACCAGTAGGCCATGTAGAAGCGGGTCTAAGATCATTTGACAAGACAATGCCAGAAGAAATAAACAGGATAGTTGCAGACACTTGCACACACCTTTATTACACTCCAACGGAAAAAGCAGCTTTGAACTTATTGTTTGAAGGCGCGGATCCGGAAAATATTATCATAACAGGAAACACTATAGTTGATGCTTGTCTTAGAAACCTTGAAATCGCCAAACGAAAATCCACTATAAGGTTTCCATTTGATAAAATTATCACTCTCACAATGCACAGAGCCGAAAATGTCGATAACAAGGCCAGACTCAAATCCATAACCAAAGCATTATTAGAATTAGATGATTTCACGATAATATTCCCAGTACATCCACGTACACGTAAAAATCTCGAAAAATTTCACCTCTACAAAATTCTAGCCAAAGCTGAACATATAAAATTAGTAAAGCCTTTAGGCTACCTTGATTTCCTCCTACTATTATCAAAGTCATATGCTGTCCTCACAGATTCCGGAGGTTTACAGGAAGAAGCCATAACACTTAACATACCATGTCTAACTCTAAGATACAATACAGAACGTCCAGAGACGGTTGAAGTTGGTGGGAACATACTTGTAGGCGCAGACAGAAAAAGGATAATTAACACTCTCAGATTAATCCAAGATGATCCCAATTTTAGGATGAAAATGATAAATGCCCCCAACCCCTATGGTGATGGTAAAGCCTCCAAGAGAATAATCAACGCAACACTCAATTTTTATAATAAAGGCAGATTAACCATAAGACCACCCGAGAACATACTTTCAAGTATCCAAAGAGAATTGCATTTCATAGAAGAGGATATAACTGTAGAATCTTTGGAAAAAAGAGACAATTGCAAGGTTAGAATAGTCTATGATGGGGTTAAACCAAGATTTCCACATCAGACAATGAACCTTAAAGGAAAACAGGTAATATGTGACATATATAAAATTTTGTGA
- a CDS encoding CDP-2,3-bis-(O-geranylgeranyl)-sn-glycerol synthase, which translates to MEIDAINILGIVYVIYFMLPAYIANVSALIFGGGPPLDLGYQFIDKRRLIGDGVTWRGSIIGTLLGTLTGMIQGTLVDNVPYGVLLGFLLALGAVVGDACGSFVKRRFNIERGRPAPILDQLDFAVGAMLFASIIVNFSWEMIFMILIITVILHLSANIIAYLIGVKDVWY; encoded by the coding sequence ATGGAAATTGATGCTATCAATATCTTAGGTATTGTCTATGTAATATACTTTATGCTGCCAGCTTATATAGCAAATGTAAGTGCCCTTATTTTTGGAGGGGGCCCGCCCCTTGATCTTGGATATCAGTTCATTGATAAAAGGCGGTTGATAGGTGATGGGGTTACATGGCGGGGGAGTATAATAGGAACGCTACTAGGAACACTAACTGGGATGATACAGGGCACCCTAGTGGATAACGTACCCTATGGTGTCCTATTAGGTTTTCTCTTGGCGCTCGGAGCGGTTGTTGGTGATGCGTGTGGGAGTTTCGTGAAGAGGCGCTTTAATATAGAAAGGGGACGGCCTGCCCCGATCCTGGATCAATTAGATTTTGCTGTGGGCGCCATGCTCTTTGCATCCATTATTGTCAATTTTAGTTGGGAAATGATATTCATGATACTAATAATAACTGTAATATTACACCTTTCAGCTAATATTATAGCCTATCTGATTGGTGTGAAAGATGTATGGTACTAA
- a CDS encoding nucleotide sugar dehydrogenase, with product MDLIAVFGLGHIGLPTAALFAKAGFEVIGVDINPDIVNSINRGISPIIEPGLDELLLEVVKKGKLKATDNGEYAAKRANIMIMVVPTPLGADKSSDLSAVISASKTISKGLKKGDLVIVESTVPPTACERIILPILEQSGLKVSEDFGLVYTPERALPNNTLYEMTHNARVIGGIDEKSTERAVKLYNKITKGEIVKVKDIVTAEMVKLMENTYRDTNIALANELAIICESLGIDAIDAIEAANYHPRVNLHIPGPGVGGHCLSIDPYFIVEMAEARGVPARLIRTARQINEEMPYHVLQLIKDALNDTGVSIRNSNIGILGVAYKGNVADTRETPSKPLIDALIQEGAHVVVHDPYVKKEVIKAMGAEPVTLEEALKCDCTVLMTDHDEYRRIEPNMVRGRVFICARPILQPEKFKEKGIIFKGVGRP from the coding sequence ATGGATTTAATAGCTGTTTTTGGACTGGGCCATATAGGACTTCCAACCGCCGCACTTTTCGCCAAGGCAGGTTTTGAAGTTATTGGTGTTGATATAAACCCTGATATTGTTAATTCAATCAACCGAGGCATTTCACCCATAATAGAACCTGGATTAGATGAACTTCTCCTTGAAGTTGTTAAAAAAGGAAAACTAAAGGCAACAGACAATGGTGAATATGCTGCCAAAAGAGCCAACATAATGATAATGGTGGTCCCAACACCATTGGGTGCTGATAAGTCATCAGACCTTTCAGCAGTCATATCAGCATCAAAGACGATATCAAAAGGTCTTAAAAAGGGCGATCTTGTAATAGTTGAAAGTACTGTTCCACCCACCGCATGCGAAAGAATCATTTTACCAATACTCGAGCAGAGTGGCTTAAAGGTTTCAGAGGATTTTGGACTTGTATACACACCTGAAAGGGCCTTGCCAAATAATACATTATATGAGATGACACACAATGCCAGGGTTATAGGCGGCATTGACGAGAAGAGCACGGAAAGAGCTGTCAAACTCTATAATAAGATAACAAAAGGCGAAATAGTGAAAGTTAAGGATATAGTAACTGCAGAGATGGTTAAATTGATGGAGAACACCTACCGCGATACCAATATCGCATTAGCGAATGAATTGGCTATCATATGCGAATCACTCGGCATAGATGCCATAGATGCTATAGAAGCTGCGAATTACCACCCAAGGGTAAATCTACACATACCAGGCCCAGGAGTTGGAGGGCACTGTCTTTCTATAGACCCTTACTTTATAGTTGAAATGGCAGAAGCCAGAGGGGTTCCTGCAAGGCTGATTAGAACAGCACGCCAAATAAACGAGGAAATGCCCTACCATGTACTCCAACTCATAAAAGACGCCCTAAATGATACAGGGGTAAGTATCCGAAATTCTAATATAGGAATTCTAGGGGTAGCCTATAAAGGTAATGTGGCTGATACTAGAGAAACACCCTCAAAACCGCTAATAGACGCGCTAATACAAGAAGGAGCCCACGTGGTAGTACATGACCCCTATGTGAAAAAGGAAGTTATAAAAGCCATGGGAGCGGAACCTGTTACATTAGAAGAGGCTCTAAAGTGTGACTGTACAGTTTTAATGACAGACCATGATGAATATCGTAGGATAGAACCTAACATGGTCCGGGGGAGGGTTTTCATCTGCGCAAGGCCCATATTACAACCTGAAAAATTCAAGGAGAAAGGTATAATATTCAAGGGAGTGGGTCGTCCTTGA